The Lycium barbarum isolate Lr01 chromosome 12, ASM1917538v2, whole genome shotgun sequence genome includes a region encoding these proteins:
- the LOC132624252 gene encoding uncharacterized protein LOC132624252 gives MDNGDKSWMNHLRWTEEYAAGVNYFLDKAFERASQGNEILCPCKKCMNRYWHYRNVVEGHLVVHGFVDNYTKWVFHGEGVSSRNTPHPINDDEGSNLRDDIDGLLHDTFRNVEGESGHEERVRQGLSEDAKNFFKLLEEGKQELYPGCENFNKLNFTIWLYLFKSLHGLSNVAFLDLLDLIREAFPFAQIPESFNKARQVIKDLGLHYEKIHACPNDCMLFWKDNEKVDNCSVCGTSRWKSVGDASTNSRSKIPAKVLRYFPLKPRLQRIFLCSETAVAMRWHANERPNDGNLRHPADGEP, from the coding sequence ATGGATAATGGAGATAAAAGTTGGATGAATCACCTAAGATGGACAGAAGAGTATGCTGCTGGAGTGAATTATTTTCTTGACAAAGCATTTGAACGAGCTTCTCAAGGAAATGAGATATTATGTCCTTGCAAAAAGTGCATGAATCGCTATTGGCATTACAGAAATGTGGTGGAGGGTCACTTGGTTGTTCATGGGTTTGTTGATAATTACACCAAATGGGTTTTTCATGGAGAAGGGGTTTCATCGAGAAATACACCGCATCCAATAAATGACGATGAAGGTTCTAATTTGCGTGATGATATTGATGGACTACTTCATGATACATTTAGAAATGTAGAGGGTGAGTCAGGGCATGAAGAAAGAGTGCGACAGGGTTTATCTGAAGACGcaaagaatttttttaaattattggagGAAGGGAAACAAGAGTTATATCCGGGTTGTGAAAATTTCAATAAATTGAATTTCACCATTTGGTTGTACTTATTTAAATCATTACATGGTTTGAGTAATGTAGCATTCTTAGACTTGTTAGATTTGATAAGAGAGGCATTTCCCTTTGCTCAGATACCAGAGTCCTTCAATAAGGCTAGACAAGTGATTAAAGATTTGGGTCTTCATTATGAAAAAATACATGCATGCCCTAATGACTGCATGTTATTTTGGAAGGACAATGAGAAAGTAGATAACTGCTCTGTCTGTGGAACTTCTAGATGGAAGAGTGTTGGTGATGCCTCGACTAATTCACGCTCTAAAATTCCTGCGAAGGTTTTAAGGTACTTCCCCTTAAAGCCTAGGCTTCAAAGGATATTCTTGTGTTCTGAAACAGCTGTTGCAATGAGATGGCACGCTAATGAACGACCCAATGATGGAAATTTAAGGCATCCTGCTGACGGGGAACCATGA
- the LOC132622638 gene encoding uncharacterized protein LOC132622638: MNQDGSSRKSKRVKNSNFIPPGSVVSLLSQRVLNHRHKPNSKYISDVHVTKSNEKHYKHKQNSNYIPAGSEVEQVRQVCPDSICPAAQTVHEQVLLDSTTAESGEAQEQVQQTSQLSSIPALQAVNEQIQQDPYDSTNLEANDQSGERGKILQI; the protein is encoded by the coding sequence ATGAATCAAGACGGGAGTTCAAGAAAAAGCAAGAGAGTTAAGAACTCAAACTTCATTCCACCTGGATCAGTTGTATCTTTGCTAAGCCAAAGGGTTTTGAATCATAGGCACAAGCCAAACTCAAAATACATTTCAGATGTTCATGTTACAAAGTCAAATGAAAAGCATTACAAGCACAAGCAGAACTCAAACTACATTCCAGCTGGATCTGAAGTGGAACAAGTGCGGCAAGTGTGTCCCGATTCTATCTGTCCTGCAGCACAAACAGTACATGAGCAAGTCTTGTTGGATTCCACCACTGCTGAATCAGGAGAAGCACAAGAACAAGTGCAACAAACCTCACAACTTTCCAGCATTCCTGCATTACAAGCAGTTAATGAACAAATCCAACAAGATCCATATGATTCTACTAATCTTGAAGCAAATGACCAATCTGGGGAAAGAGGCAAGATTTTACAGATTTAA
- the LOC132624251 gene encoding uncharacterized protein LOC132624251 gives MQSVHGRSERKLIVLNELHQPIGPTEAIVKELGSFLGTLARNGTFCPLNVFKWKKLKTHDDMWNYTLEKYDIPKVAKEWTLRTIQLAWRKYKNGLKKKHYYRYANDELRMAKRPKEVSESQFKALLEYWNSDTAQDMSRKNIENRKKLRYPHTVGKTSFAIIREKKKKENPEALSSKEFFVATRRRKPGRVYKDSYEDTTSKIAEMERIETQESEDGSQSVDAYVSVMGPDHPGRVRLYGRGVTKTLLKQKAADSGPSSNVTDDMEKKMEEIEERMQQRMQEKFNAQKDTMEKDITMKFIAKIQQLNPEFQLDPNMLRFSVRSPGEASSAPGNNQGVENEEREGDSEDIDLT, from the exons ATGCAAAGTGTACATGGACGGAGTGAGCGCAAACTGATCGTGCTAAATGAGTTGCACCAACCCATTGGTCCTACTGAAGCAATTGTTAAAGAGTTGGGTAGCTTCCTCGGCACATTGGCAAGGAATGGGACCTTTTGTCCTCTTAATGTGTTTAAATGGAAGAAATTGAAGACACATGATGATATGTGGAACTATACCTTG GAGAAATATGACATTCCTAAAGTAGCGAAAGAATGGACTTTGCGAACAATTCAACTTGCTTGGAGAAAGTATAAGAATGGGTTGAAGAAGAAACACTACTATCGCTACGCCAATGACGAACTTCGAATGGCAAAAAGGCCTAAAGAAGTTTCAGAATCTCAATTTAAGGCTCTCCTCGAATATTGGAACTCCGATACGGCTCAA GACATGTCCAGAAAAAATATAGAGAATCGAAAAAAGTTGAGGTATCCACACACTGTTGGCAAAACAAGTTTTGCTATAATCCGTGAG aaaaaaaagaaggaaaatccTGAAGCTTTGTCAAGTAAGGAGTTTTTTGTGGCTACTAGAAGAAGGAAACCAGGCCGAGTATACAAGGACTCATATGAAGATACGACTAGCAAAATA GCTGAAATGGAGAGAATAGAAACTCAAGAAAGTGAAGATGGCAGTCAATCAGTTGATGCATATGTATCAGTAATGGGACCTGATCATCCAGGTCGAGTAAGATTGTATGGACGTGGGGTTACCAAGACTCTCTTGAAACAGAAAGCAGCGGATTCTGGACCTTCTTCAAATGTTACTGATGATATGGAGAAAAAAATGGAGGAGATAGAAGAGAGGATGCAACAAAGAATGCAGGAAAAATTCAACGCTCAAAAGGATACCATGGAAAAAGATATTACAATGAAATTCATTGCAAAAATTCAGCAGCTAAATCCAGAATTCCAACTTGATCCTAATATGTTAAGGTTCAGTGTTCGTTCGCCAGGAGAAGCTTCTTCTGCACCTGGTAACAATCAAG GTGTCGAAAATGAAGAAAGGGAAGGAGACAGTGAAGACATTGATCTTACTTGA